A region from the Triticum urartu cultivar G1812 chromosome 1, Tu2.1, whole genome shotgun sequence genome encodes:
- the LOC125536684 gene encoding uncharacterized protein LOC125536684 codes for MDPAKYWMITRRKQGDQKAPAVFSTPHITVGSGGGTSSATYYESWEERAFAQDSAGSLGGCIWPPRSYSCSFCGREFRSAQALGGHMNVHRRDRARLKLSGMVEEGGGVDVHGMPLHQGYMIQPLPCPPPRPSAPSTEANPNSVRSFLSDPGRSLVDAATARTIWGKQVLAAPLVSPSDTQEHGEKEVFLHDAEVRSEQELRVGGGELKLGLLGRRTRSVFEDDKEDDERIVHLCRKRRRIDLEATEFVLSSSSSEHLQRDDPRDDGDDDNRRVKVLKLCPSTPAEELDLELRL; via the coding sequence ATGGATCCAGCAAAGTACTGGATGATAACCAGGAGAAAGCAGGGTGATCAGAAGGCGCCTGCCGTCTTCAGCACGCCGCACATCACCgtcggcagcggcggcggcactTCCTCGGCCACCTACTACGAGTCGTGGGAGGAGCGCGCGTTCGCCCAGGACTCCGCGGGGAGCCTCGGGGGCTGCATCTGGCCGCCGAGATCCTACTCGTGCAGCTTCTGCGGCCGAGAGTTCCGGTCTGCGCAGGCCCTCGGTGGGCACATGAACGTCCACCGGAGGGACCGGGCCAGGCTCAAGCTCTCCGGGatggtggaggaggggggcggcgtCGACGTCCATGGCATGCCTCTGCACCAAGGCTACATGATCCAGCCGCTGCCGTGCCCTCCTCCAAGACCTAGTGCTCCAAGCACAGAAGCTAACCCTAATTCAGTACGCAGTTTTCTTTCGGATCCAGGGAGATCGTTGGTGGATGCTGCGACTGCAAGAACCATTTGGGGCAAACAAGTCTTGGCCGCCCCTCTCGTGTCCCCATCAGACACCCAAGAACATGGTGAGAAAGAGGTGTTTCTTCACGATGCCGAGGTACGTTCAGAGCAAGAACTGCGTGTTGGGGGTGGCGAGCTGAAGCTGGGTCTTTTGGGCCGCCGAACAAGAAGTGTCTTTGAAGATGATAAAGAAGACGATGAAAGGATTGTTCATCTATGTCGCAAGAGGAGGAGGATTGATCTAGAGGCTACCGAGTTcgttctttcttcttcctctagtGAGCATCTGCAACGTGATGATCCTCGTGATGATGGCGACGATGATAATCGTCGTGTGAAGGTACTTAAGCTTTGTCCTAGCACCCCGGCCGAGGAACTAGATCTTGAGCTTAGGCTTTGA